In Anolis carolinensis isolate JA03-04 chromosome 4, rAnoCar3.1.pri, whole genome shotgun sequence, the genomic window ATGGACATTGATTGTGGTGGGTGAGAATAAGTGCAGAAGCCtggtatttcagatttttctgaGCCTTCACATTGCAATTTTTGGATCAGTGTATAAAGCAATGTCTTACGTTTGGCAGGCTTATTTTAATGTGTCTCCCCCAGACTGAATAAGAGGCTGTAGTCTAGAACAAATTGTTCTTGTGCTTGAGAGTGGGAGAAAGGTGTCAAGTTGGACATGAATTGCTACACAGACAAAGACCTTGATGGTCTTAAACTTTAGCTTTATCTGTCTTTTTTGGTGCTTGACTAGTATTTTGGTTAACATTTTGCAGGACTTGTGCGAGATGATACAATATATGAAGATGCAGATGTGAAGGAAGCACTAAAGAGACTTCCTGAAGATATGTACAATGAAAGATTATTTCGCATCAAGAGAGCATTAGACTTGACCATGAGGCAACAGATCCTTCCTAAAGAACAGTGGGTAAAATATGAAGAGGTATGAATTTACATAAATTTGCAATGACTTAAGCCAAACAGACAACAATATAGGAGTTTGTGTACTTTGACTGAAATTATCCTTCTATGTTCAAATAGTTGTTAATATGCTGTTAGGTTAGTGCAGTAAAATATGTTCAGAAAACAATGTTACATCATTCTTTAGACCTTAAAGCCTTTAAGTTATACTCAACTTTATAATTTTATCCATCTTGATCTGTAAGAGAAAGTTATAAATTAtctaatgcatatattaaaagatGGTTGTCAGTGTCTTGCCATACCTGAGCATGATGGCATTACAGATATCCAGGAAAGGTCTGTGCAGATAAGGAAAAGCTTTCCTCCAAATAATTAATAGGACCAAGGAGGACAAAATGAACTGACTAAGTCTGAGTCGTAGCTGAAAAAAAGAGACATTTTCTGATGTCAAACATATCACCAAGATAAAGAGTAAATGGAGACAATTGCAAGCTAACAGCTAGTATTAGATGAAATGACTTTGAAAGGTTACACCGAGTTTTGTAACACCTTGAAAGCTAACACATCTAAGTGGGACATATGGTTTCTTGAACTAGTTCTCTCTATACCATAGAAGCTTAGGCCATAATTATCTTTGATAAGGATGGAACTGTTTTCTTAAGAGTGAAAAGCTCCTGAACTGGCTTGGCTTACTTCTCTTCTtcattataaacattttaaatgtttagtCAAAACATGTCCTAATACTTTAGTAACTAGAAAACGTTTGGTAGGTCCAAAAGGCTAACTGCATCACTGTAAAAGTGCATAAAATGCACTTTTGTAGAAGCAAAAAAAGGCCTGTTGAATTTGAGCTTCAgcaatttaaaatttttaaaaaaatgtattttctcttCCCTACAACAGATAGTTTGTTAAGGGTGAAGTGCTGCATAGTCAGCATTTCTGTTAAACTTGCTTTTACAGTAAGATTTACCCTTTTCCAATATGCTTAATGTTCTTATTTTCAGGATAAACCATATCTTCAGCCATACCTGAAAGAAGTCATTCGTGAAAGACTCGAAAGAGAAGAATGGGAGAAGAAATAATTGCTGCTGTCATTGGTTCATGCAAGTGTTCGtttcaaaaaattaaattatatgaTTCAGGTAGGGACATCTGTTGAGCACTTCTGAGGTTTGAAAAGAAATCTGTGCAACTCTTTGCTCATTGGTATGTGTTCATCCAACTCAAATAAACATTACCAAATCTTGGAATCCTCTCTCCTAAATTGCAAAGAATTTGTTCAAGTCTGTTTTAGCGACATTCCCTGCCAACATGGTGATCTGTGATCATCATTCCAGTTGATTGAGTAATCCTGTCTGTCATAATACAGCTGTTTCCTGCAGCTGAAAGGATAGATAAGCAACAGCATTTGCAATTTGTTTCTTctgattcatttttaaaacagacaCTCATTTGCAaagtggctatatatatatatatatatatatatatatatatatatatatatctccatcaTCACCTCTTCCCGCCATGGACAGGGATGCAGCAACATAAATATTCAACAGCAGCAATGCTAGATTGGAATTACGTAATCCTTATCATGTCTACCCAAACAAGTGCAATGCTACATTAATAATATCTTAGGAATCTCTGTTTCCTGCCAATCTTTAAATAAAGGCAATTGCCTCATGTAACCTGAATTTGTCATTTGGACAAATTTACTGAATTACTGAGACAAATCTGGTTTGCATTCTTCAGCCACACTGACCATAATTTGAAATAAAATCCCATTAGGATCAAGAGGACCTGCTTGGAGTAAAAGGGTGTAGAATTCAGTGATCAGTGTTGAAATGTGTTGCTTTATATGAGTAAGCAACTGTCTCCTGCTGAGCATTTGTCCATGTTAGTGAGAAGAAAGTAAAGTAAAAACATGGCATCACCACTTCTGTAATATTCAACACTGGGAACAAGAAAGCCCAGGGGTCTCCTGAAGTTACATATTGGCCCAAAGTAAAAGTTGGCAAAGCAGAAGCATGTGTCTGTTTTCTCTACTTCTTGAGTCTGTGTGAATTTACTCTGTAATGCAATCAAAGTAATACAGATAATTCCTATTAGACATGCAGAGTTGAGTGATTAACTTGTGGTTCAGTAAGAATCACATCTATAGCGTATCTCCCCACACTGAATACAAATGAAGCCACTTGAGTTGTATAATCTTTTCATTTTacccttaaaaaaaaagaattgcgTTTTCAGTGAATTTGGGTATCTGTAATTTGGTTGTGTCTCATAATTTACTCTAGAATGATGAATAAATcatacaaaaatatacaattagaTTTAATCAAACATTTTGACTATTAACTGGATTATGAAACTATCTGTCTATAATACCAGAGTTATAGTAGCTGTGGTAATATGTTAGCACACATTTCTTTTTGGGGGTTTGTACGAGACTTACATTGAATATGCCATATGCTTTCGTGTTGTGCAGATCATTTCATCATATCTCCAGTATAAAATCATAGATTGAAAGAGATCAcacagaccatccagtccaaccccattctgccatgcaggaaaagcacccctaacagatgaccaaagctttcaagtcatttccaacttatggagattCTAAGATGAGCCTATCACAGGGttatcttggcaaaatttgttcaaagggagtttAACATTGCTCAGATCTGAATTCAGTAAGCTGAAACAGAAGCAGTGTAATGGGAAGAGATAATTCATTGATATATTTGTCTTTGTATTTTGTCTGAGGCAGTCTGATAATTTTGAATTCTATATGTGTTTTGTTGGAGCATATTTTGAAGCACAGTGAGATTAAAAAGGAAAGGGAGTATGCTTCCTTGGTGTTTTTCTCCAAGCAGGCTTTACTTGTaggaatattttatatttatattgaggTGCGTGCAAGGGTAGCCAGTGCAATATGAACTTGTGGTGCAAAACAGGAGAAAATATTCCTGAACACTCTTATAAAGTGAAAAGATATATTTATAAGATATATTTATTGTCTGAAGAAATCCATCTTGGGAtaggaaaggaaataaagaaaagatGACCAAATTGCAAGAGAAGAGCCCAGCCCCTGAGGCTGACTCTTGATACAAGCCAGGAACCTCATGGGTTCTCCCTTCATAAACAACAGTAGACAAAAAGACTCACAAACTTTTGAAGAAGAGGAACGTGACCTCTGCAGGCAAATAGGAAGCAAAAAAAGCTTGAGTATACAGATCAAAGGAAGTATGGAGAAGTGAAACAAAAGGGCAAGTATATGCTCTCTAGAGTTCCCTCTCACTAATCACTGTATTAAATATTCATGTCTCTCTGCTTCTATTATTACTTTGGTGCTCCTCCTGGAGAGAAAAATAGCTAAAGATTCAGCTTCCTCAAATATAGTTACATTTTGTATTAACTGCTTAGCAACATGTGTTTTACGTACTGGGCTGCCAGAATCATTTGTAAATTATTACTATCAAATATGGTTTCAAAAAACAACCTTGAGAATTTGGGAACTCTGATTTAGTCTGTAAGGCATAATATCTTGCTACTAGTTCTTCTATCTGTGGTTTTATTTAAATTAAGTAAGAGTGTTTTTATAGTTTGAAGGACAAAGCTGTGATATGATTTTGCACAGTTTATCCCTTCTTTTACTATCTCTTTAGTGCTGCGTGTACTTATTTCCTAGCAGTAGAATAGTCTGTTAGCTACTGTAGCATCAGAGATTTTGTTGATAAATCAAACACGATGGCAGCAGACCTGTGTATTTAAACAGATCCATATTTCCACCAGCCATATTGATTTTTGTCCTGTGGAGTCTATTGATTggatttttttgtctattgtaaaTCACTCTGAAAGCCTGTTTTTGCATGCAGAAGGGCTTAGGTTCAGTCCCCCACATCTCCCAAGTACAGCTGGGAAAGATCTTGTGTAAAATCCTGAAGAGCTGCTATTAATCAGTGTAGGCAGTAATGAGCTATGGTCTGGAGTaatataaggcagcttcctacatttatataaatattttcaaaagacACAGGCAAGACAAAAATGCTAAATTGCTGAGAAAACTGTTCAAATTAAAATGAGCATCCATCTGTGTAGTCCTAAATATATCTCCATTTACATACTACAAAATCAGTTTTAGTTCATGTAAGTGTAGAATAAAAATTGTAAATGGTTGCTTGCAAGTATTATGATTAATCATTTCAAGACATGATATTAATTTTAAAGTGCCATGTTTTTGTGTGTACACAGCATAATATTCTTTACCTTGGCACTAGATGGGACTGTATCATAGATCTACAAAGTGTTTCACCgattaactttaaaaaaaccccacatttttcAATATGACAGCACCTTAATGTTTATGACCCACAGGAGAATTTACTACTAAGTCATGTACTGATGTAATGAAATCTAATATATGCTATGTAAAATGAATTATGGGATGCTATTTAGTTTCAGGATTTTATTACTTCAATCACTCGTAGCTGTATTTCCTTTTCTATTATTGCTTAGTCTTTAAACAGAGCAGATGACTGTATAAAGAACACCTAATAAAATCTGGAGATGTTAAAACAtaaatgttaaatgttttaacATGTTTGCTATAATTTTTAAAGCTACACTTGCTTTCCCATCACAATGTTATTGACTTCGATAGGTGGGATGGATAAATAGAGTTGCATATATATACCTACTGCCTTGGGAAACATATCTAGTGGGAACATGAGAAAGAGCTTGCTCATTTGCATGCTCCCAGATTTTGATACTTCTGACAGAGGGAACTGGGTCCCTCTCTTTTTGCTATCAGGTTTTCATATATAAAGTCAGAAACAAATCAGCAAAGAGATCCAGCGTGGCGTAGTGCTTCGAATGTTGCATTATAGCTCTAGAGACCAGACTTTGATTCCCCActtgtccatggaaacccactgggtcaccATTGGCAAGTCACATATGcactgaatgtgattttcctgcttcttagcagggggttggattggatggcccataaggtctcttccaactctgtgattctatgactctatgattctgcaGTCACAGAAAATCCCATGACTTAGTGTTGCcattagtcagaaatgacttgaagacacaaaacaacaaaacaggatTAGAATGCCAATCAGGCTGCCTTCCtctatatatgagggttgaatgaaaagtaacgcctccaccttcataactcctcaacagatggcagtactggtatgtggcaggtactggctttttcagtagactctcctctacagttcaatttggcgggaagccttaacattgaacagttgtgttgttaaagtccaaagtatggaaccctgcgcagatggtcggtcagtGTGACTTAagtaacgtgcagtcattgaattcttgacagcagaaggtgtcaccccaaagaaggTTCATCAAAGAATGCAGGCTGTTTATGgttattgtgttgatgtgagtactgtgcgtcgttgagTGTTGTAAGTTTAAAGAcgttgaagtgggaacatctgacttgcgtgacaaagaattaaatgtcctgtgacagcagccaccgagttttacaagcaaaagatttacagattgattcaggatgatcgtcttatcactcagagaaatttcaagcataatcagcttttcagaagaaagtgtgggtcacattattgctttgcttggctatcggaagatctgtgtacgatgggtactgtgagacgctggttgtggaaacagagtgtcgacttcttcggaaaacttgttcatcgttggcagaaatgtatccaattgt contains:
- the LOC100564580 gene encoding cytochrome b-c1 complex subunit 7, whose product is MAARAPAAASGRLLDGVRKWYYNLAGFNKLGLVRDDTIYEDADVKEALKRLPEDMYNERLFRIKRALDLTMRQQILPKEQWVKYEEDKPYLQPYLKEVIRERLEREEWEKK